Proteins encoded by one window of Bacillus sp. DTU_2020_1000418_1_SI_GHA_SEK_038:
- a CDS encoding spore germination protein, translating into MQNKIPIPESLPKIQKYMEERIGLGVSFDLGIRELQILKKDVNLYYVNGLTDSLIIVELIEELVNINDNERQSSKLFEIIDNRLVHGSVAKIETLDELVDQVLSGLIAVVVEGETTAFIIDVRSYPGRSPQEPDTEKVIRGSRDGFVENIILNTALTRRRIRDERLRFEITKVGERSKTDVAIGYIKDVADPDLIEIIRKEIANIKIDGIPMADKTVEEFLFKQGYDPFPYVRYTERADVAATHLLEGHVLVYVDTSPSVIITPTTYFYHMQHAEEYRQSPAVGTFERWMRFIGIFSSLFLLPLWFLFALEPSLLPEGLEFIGPNKETNVPIIVQIFLADFGIEILRMAAIHTPTPLATAMGLIAAVLIGQIAIDVGLFVPEVILYVSLAAIGTYTTPSYELSIANKITRLCLLIAVAIFHGPGLIVSITIFIIWLASKRPLNTPYLWPFIPFYPKALLQVLIRRAVPGSKLRPSINRPRDRVRQP; encoded by the coding sequence ATGCAGAATAAAATACCTATCCCTGAATCATTACCTAAAATTCAAAAATATATGGAAGAACGAATTGGACTTGGAGTAAGCTTTGATTTAGGAATTAGAGAGCTTCAAATTCTAAAAAAAGATGTAAATTTGTATTATGTGAATGGATTAACGGATTCACTTATCATCGTTGAATTAATCGAAGAACTTGTTAATATTAACGATAATGAGAGACAGTCCTCCAAACTTTTTGAGATTATTGACAACCGTTTGGTGCATGGCTCTGTAGCAAAAATAGAAACGTTGGATGAACTTGTAGACCAGGTTCTTTCGGGATTAATTGCGGTAGTAGTTGAGGGAGAAACGACTGCATTTATCATAGATGTACGAAGCTATCCAGGGAGGTCGCCGCAGGAGCCAGATACAGAAAAAGTCATTCGTGGATCTAGGGATGGGTTTGTAGAAAACATTATATTGAATACGGCTTTAACTAGAAGAAGGATAAGGGATGAAAGACTTCGTTTTGAAATAACAAAAGTAGGAGAAAGATCAAAAACGGATGTAGCCATTGGTTATATTAAGGATGTTGCGGATCCGGATTTAATAGAAATTATCCGGAAAGAAATTGCGAACATTAAAATTGATGGCATCCCGATGGCTGATAAAACAGTAGAAGAATTTCTTTTCAAACAAGGATATGATCCTTTTCCATATGTTCGTTATACAGAGCGCGCAGATGTTGCGGCAACCCATTTACTCGAAGGGCATGTTCTCGTATATGTTGATACATCACCAAGTGTCATAATTACACCTACAACGTATTTCTATCATATGCAGCATGCGGAAGAGTATAGGCAGTCTCCCGCAGTAGGAACATTTGAACGCTGGATGCGGTTTATTGGGATATTTTCCTCCCTGTTTCTGTTGCCACTATGGTTTTTATTTGCTTTAGAACCGTCACTTTTGCCTGAAGGCCTTGAATTTATTGGTCCTAATAAAGAAACGAACGTTCCGATAATCGTACAAATATTTCTAGCTGATTTTGGTATAGAAATTCTGCGGATGGCAGCTATTCATACACCGACCCCCCTTGCCACAGCTATGGGATTAATTGCTGCTGTGTTAATTGGGCAAATTGCAATTGATGTTGGATTATTTGTCCCGGAAGTAATCCTTTATGTATCATTAGCGGCCATTGGAACTTATACGACTCCAAGTTACGAATTAAGTATTGCTAATAAAATTACAAGACTTTGTTTATTAATCGCGGTTGCCATATTCCATGGACCAGGGCTTATTGTTTCAATTACTATATTCATCATTTGGCTTGCAAGCAAAAGGCCGTTGAATACACCTTATTTATGGCCATTCATTCCATTTTATCCGAAAGCATTATTACAAGTGCTCATTCGAAGAGCGGTACCTGGATCGAAACTTCGTCCAAGTATAAACCGTCCTAGGGATCGAGTTAGGCAGCCGTAA
- a CDS encoding pyrimidine-nucleoside phosphorylase, with translation MRMVDIIENKRDGKELTAEEIQFFIKGYTDESIPDYQASALMMAIYFQGMTEKERADLTMAMVQSGDQIDLSKIEGIKVDKHSTGGVGDTTTLVLGPLVAAIGVPVAKMSGRGLGHTGGTIDKLESVKGFHVELENEEFINLVNKNKIAVIGQSGNLTPADKQLYALRDVTATVDSIPLIAGSIMSKKIAAGADAIVLDVKTGAGAFMKTLDDSRELAKAMVQIGNNVGRNTMAVISDMSQPLGFAIGNALEVKEAIDTLKGEGPEDLTELCLTLGSHMVYLAQKANTLKEARTMLEGVMKDGTALNVFKTFLTSQGGDAAIVDNPAMLPQAKYTFELEAKEDGYVSEIVADEIGTAAMLLGAGRATKESAIDLAVGLTLRKKIGDQVKKGDSLVTIYSNFENISEVEKKLYENIRISKNKVNPPILIHEEITE, from the coding sequence ATGAGAATGGTTGATATTATTGAAAACAAACGAGACGGAAAAGAGCTAACTGCTGAAGAAATTCAATTTTTTATTAAGGGATATACAGATGAATCAATCCCTGACTATCAAGCTAGTGCCCTGATGATGGCGATTTATTTTCAGGGAATGACTGAAAAGGAAAGAGCCGATCTAACGATGGCGATGGTACAATCAGGCGACCAAATCGATTTATCAAAGATTGAAGGAATAAAGGTAGATAAGCATTCAACCGGCGGAGTTGGAGATACAACAACACTCGTATTAGGGCCACTCGTTGCAGCTATCGGCGTTCCCGTAGCAAAAATGTCCGGCAGAGGTCTCGGACATACGGGCGGGACGATTGATAAGTTGGAATCGGTAAAAGGATTCCATGTGGAACTGGAGAACGAAGAGTTTATTAATCTTGTAAATAAAAATAAAATTGCTGTCATTGGGCAAAGCGGGAATTTAACACCTGCTGATAAACAGCTATATGCTCTCAGGGATGTTACGGCTACTGTTGACAGCATCCCGCTAATCGCAGGCTCCATAATGAGTAAAAAAATCGCTGCTGGCGCTGATGCGATTGTTCTTGATGTCAAAACCGGCGCAGGGGCTTTCATGAAAACTCTCGATGACTCAAGGGAGCTTGCAAAGGCAATGGTCCAGATTGGAAATAATGTTGGCAGAAATACGATGGCAGTCATATCTGATATGAGCCAGCCGCTTGGATTTGCCATTGGGAATGCGCTGGAAGTAAAAGAAGCTATTGATACGCTAAAAGGGGAAGGTCCAGAGGATTTAACAGAACTATGCCTGACTTTAGGAAGCCATATGGTTTATTTAGCGCAAAAGGCCAATACACTGAAAGAAGCACGCACGATGCTAGAGGGTGTTATGAAGGATGGAACTGCTTTAAATGTCTTTAAAACCTTTTTAACCTCACAAGGCGGGGATGCAGCCATTGTTGATAATCCAGCCATGCTTCCACAGGCAAAGTATACATTTGAATTGGAAGCAAAGGAAGATGGCTACGTTTCTGAAATAGTCGCAGATGAAATTGGAACAGCAGCTATGCTTCTAGGAGCAGGAAGAGCTACGAAGGAATCTGCCATCGATCTTGCTGTTGGTTTAACTCTTCGCAAAAAAATTGGTGATCAAGTGAAAAAAGGCGATTCACTCGTAACCATTTATAGTAATTTCGAAAATATTTCCGAAGTTGAAAAAAAGCTATATGAGAATATAAGGATATCTAAGAATAAAGTAAACCCTCCAATTTTAATTCATGAGGAAATAACAGAATAA
- a CDS encoding D-alanyl-D-alanine carboxypeptidase family protein has protein sequence MKRIISIMVISFLFASAFVPSAFARESEVDLVQNVKSAILIERDTGTVLYEKNSEEKLPPASMTKVMTMLLIMEAIDEGKLSMDEKIRTSEYAASMGGSQIFLEPGEEMTTKQMLEGIAIASGNDASVAMAERLAGSEEEFVKQMNKKAEELGLKNTEFKSATGLPGKKDYSTAHDMAIMAKELLKYEDITKFTSTYESYLREDTDKKFWLVNTNRLVRFYPGVDGLKTGFTNEAKYCLTATAQKDGMRVIAVVFGAPTSKDRNAQVTKMLDYAFSQYKTHPMFKRNVALGHVAISKGDKKKVEAITSEPISLLTKKGESIENIKQSIVLDKNIKAPVKKGDKVGTLKLIQDGKTLVESPLVAKEASKEANWWTLYKRSIGMFTRAGN, from the coding sequence ATGAAACGAATAATCTCTATAATGGTAATCTCCTTTTTATTTGCATCGGCCTTTGTGCCATCTGCCTTTGCAAGGGAAAGTGAGGTAGACCTTGTTCAAAATGTGAAATCTGCTATTTTAATCGAGCGAGACACAGGGACAGTCCTATATGAAAAAAACAGTGAAGAGAAACTTCCCCCTGCAAGTATGACAAAGGTTATGACGATGCTTCTTATAATGGAAGCCATCGATGAGGGGAAGCTTTCCATGGATGAAAAGATTCGGACGAGCGAATATGCAGCTTCAATGGGAGGTTCCCAAATATTCCTTGAGCCTGGCGAGGAAATGACAACGAAGCAAATGTTAGAGGGGATTGCCATTGCATCTGGGAATGACGCATCGGTTGCCATGGCGGAAAGGCTAGCAGGATCTGAGGAAGAATTCGTCAAGCAAATGAACAAAAAGGCTGAAGAATTAGGATTAAAGAATACTGAATTCAAATCAGCAACTGGACTGCCTGGAAAAAAAGATTATAGTACTGCTCATGACATGGCAATTATGGCTAAGGAACTTCTCAAATATGAGGACATAACGAAATTTACGAGTACTTATGAATCCTACCTGCGTGAAGACACAGATAAAAAGTTTTGGCTAGTCAACACGAACAGGCTAGTTCGTTTCTACCCAGGTGTTGATGGACTAAAGACTGGATTTACAAATGAGGCTAAATATTGCTTAACAGCAACAGCACAAAAAGATGGTATGCGCGTTATAGCTGTTGTATTTGGAGCGCCAACCTCTAAGGATCGTAATGCACAAGTTACGAAAATGCTGGACTATGCATTTAGCCAATACAAAACCCACCCAATGTTTAAAAGAAACGTAGCACTAGGTCATGTTGCCATCAGCAAAGGTGACAAGAAAAAGGTAGAAGCCATTACAAGCGAGCCGATTTCCTTATTAACGAAAAAAGGAGAAAGCATTGAAAACATTAAACAATCTATTGTTTTGGACAAAAATATCAAGGCGCCCGTTAAAAAAGGTGATAAGGTCGGCACGCTAAAGCTCATTCAAGACGGAAAAACATTAGTAGAAAGCCCTCTAGTAGCAAAAGAGGCTAGCAAGGAAGCCAACTGGTGGACTTTGTATAAACGGTCCATTGGGATGTTTACACGGGCTGGAAATTAA
- the sigF gene encoding RNA polymerase sporulation sigma factor SigF, whose protein sequence is MDVEVKADKGQAFLKDYEVKDLIKKSQDGDQSARDTIVQKNMRLVWSVVQRFLNRGYEPDDLFQIGCIGLLKSVDKFDLSYDVKFSTYAVPMIIGEIQRFIRDDGTVKVSRSLKEMGNKIRKAKDELSKSLGRIPTVNELSEFLDIPPEDIILAQEAGRTPSSIHETVYENDGDPITLLDQIDDGNEGKWFDKIALKEAINDLDDRERLIVYLRYYKDQTQSEVAARLGISQVQVSRLEKKILQQMKDRMDL, encoded by the coding sequence ATGGATGTGGAGGTAAAAGCTGATAAAGGCCAAGCATTTTTGAAGGATTATGAAGTGAAGGATCTTATTAAAAAGAGCCAAGACGGGGATCAGAGTGCACGGGATACGATTGTTCAAAAGAACATGCGTCTTGTTTGGTCTGTTGTCCAGCGCTTTTTAAACAGGGGATATGAACCAGATGATCTCTTCCAAATCGGTTGTATTGGATTGCTAAAGTCTGTTGATAAATTCGATTTAAGCTATGATGTTAAGTTCTCAACGTATGCTGTGCCCATGATTATAGGAGAAATTCAGCGTTTTATTCGTGATGATGGGACAGTGAAGGTAAGCCGATCTCTTAAAGAAATGGGGAATAAAATTCGGAAGGCAAAAGATGAGTTATCAAAATCACTTGGCCGCATCCCGACTGTCAATGAGCTTTCTGAGTTTCTTGATATTCCGCCAGAGGATATTATTCTAGCTCAGGAAGCTGGACGCACCCCTTCGTCTATTCATGAAACCGTATATGAAAATGATGGGGACCCAATTACATTGCTCGATCAAATTGACGATGGCAATGAAGGGAAATGGTTCGATAAAATTGCCTTAAAAGAAGCCATTAATGATTTGGATGATAGGGAAAGATTAATCGTTTATTTACGTTATTACAAGGACCAGACCCAATCAGAGGTTGCAGCGAGACTTGGAATTTCACAGGTTCAGGTTTCACGGCTAGAGAAAAAGATACTTCAGCAAATGAAAGACCGTATGGATTTATGA
- the lysA gene encoding diaminopimelate decarboxylase — MYLHGTSKVNSKGHLEIGGIDTVELAKKYGTPLYIYDVSLIRERARGFKQTFENLKVPAQVAYASKAFSTIAMVQLAEEEGLSLDVVSGGELYTALAADFPRERIHFHGNNKSKEELEMALKHEIGCIVVDNFYELELLNSLCQTLKMSTKILLRVTPGIEAHTHDYILTGQADSKFGFDLQNGQAEKALKMALDFERIEVLGLHCHIGSQIFETTGFILAAKKLFEKLHEWKESFSYESEVLNLGGGFGIRYTDEDKPLPAAQYVAEIIEEVKQQAENYSMKMPEIWIEPGRSLVGDAGTTLYKIGSRKEVPNVRQYVAVDGGMSDNIRPALYQAKYEAVLANRANEKTEETVSIAGKCCESGDMLIWDLPLPKSDSDDLLAVFCTGAYGYAMANNYNRLPRPAVVFVENGEAKLVVKRETYDDLIRMDLSIKEKINS, encoded by the coding sequence ATGTATTTACATGGGACATCAAAAGTTAATTCTAAAGGTCATCTTGAAATAGGCGGAATAGACACGGTTGAACTTGCTAAGAAATATGGAACACCATTATATATTTATGATGTATCGTTAATAAGAGAGCGGGCAAGGGGTTTTAAACAAACATTTGAAAATTTAAAGGTACCGGCTCAGGTTGCCTATGCAAGCAAGGCTTTTTCAACAATTGCGATGGTTCAATTGGCAGAGGAAGAAGGACTATCTTTAGATGTTGTTTCAGGCGGTGAATTATATACAGCTTTAGCAGCGGATTTTCCTAGGGAGCGTATTCATTTTCACGGAAACAATAAAAGCAAGGAAGAACTTGAAATGGCACTAAAGCATGAGATTGGCTGTATTGTTGTTGATAACTTTTATGAGCTGGAGTTATTAAATTCGCTTTGCCAAACCTTGAAAATGAGCACAAAAATTTTATTAAGAGTGACTCCTGGAATTGAAGCGCATACCCATGATTATATTTTAACAGGACAAGCTGATTCTAAATTTGGTTTTGATTTGCAAAATGGCCAAGCAGAAAAGGCTCTTAAAATGGCCCTTGATTTTGAGAGAATCGAAGTATTAGGACTTCATTGTCACATCGGGTCGCAAATATTTGAAACAACAGGCTTTATTTTGGCCGCTAAGAAGCTTTTTGAAAAATTGCATGAATGGAAGGAATCTTTCTCTTATGAGTCCGAGGTGTTAAACTTAGGCGGAGGCTTTGGAATCCGCTATACGGATGAGGATAAGCCTTTGCCAGCGGCACAATATGTTGCCGAGATTATTGAAGAAGTGAAACAACAGGCAGAAAATTACTCCATGAAGATGCCTGAAATATGGATCGAGCCAGGAAGATCTTTAGTTGGAGATGCAGGAACGACTCTCTACAAAATCGGCTCTAGAAAAGAAGTGCCAAATGTTCGCCAATATGTGGCAGTTGATGGCGGGATGAGCGATAATATTCGCCCTGCACTGTATCAGGCGAAGTATGAGGCTGTTCTAGCCAATAGAGCGAATGAAAAGACGGAGGAAACTGTCTCGATTGCAGGAAAGTGCTGTGAATCAGGTGACATGCTTATTTGGGATCTTCCCCTTCCAAAATCGGATAGCGATGATTTATTAGCTGTATTTTGTACAGGAGCTTATGGTTATGCAATGGCTAATAACTATAATCGTCTCCCAAGACCTGCTGTCGTATTTGTCGAGAATGGGGAAGCGAAACTTGTTGTGAAACGGGAAACATATGATGATTTAATAAGAATGGATCTTTCAATTAAAGAAAAAATAAACAGTTAA
- a CDS encoding stage V sporulation protein AA → MEQTVYIRLRHRLQVRPRNSIFLKDIAQIIADEQIYVQLRNLKVYEVSEKDRNMIVIDVMKVIRDIVKKIPEVEIQTVGPSQVIVEVVAKKRKISIPLFVLVWLLLFFGAGLTIMNFHEDVSMQIVQQRIYTIMTGEVDSKPLIFQIPYSIGLGAGMILFFNHLFKKRLNEEPSPLEVEMFNYQMDLDSYITLHQNKESMKNIDDH, encoded by the coding sequence ATGGAACAGACGGTTTATATTCGATTGCGACATCGATTGCAAGTTCGACCGCGAAACTCCATTTTTTTAAAGGACATTGCGCAAATAATTGCCGATGAACAGATTTACGTTCAATTAAGAAATTTAAAAGTTTATGAGGTGAGTGAAAAGGATCGGAACATGATCGTAATAGATGTAATGAAAGTAATAAGGGATATAGTTAAAAAAATTCCTGAAGTGGAGATTCAAACGGTTGGACCCTCACAAGTAATCGTTGAAGTGGTGGCAAAAAAACGAAAGATATCCATTCCTCTATTTGTTTTAGTATGGCTCTTATTATTTTTTGGAGCTGGACTAACGATCATGAATTTCCATGAAGATGTCAGCATGCAGATTGTACAACAGCGTATTTATACGATTATGACTGGGGAGGTCGACTCAAAGCCGTTAATTTTCCAAATCCCTTACTCTATTGGTTTAGGTGCAGGAATGATTCTTTTTTTTAACCATTTATTTAAAAAGCGTTTAAATGAAGAGCCGAGCCCGCTGGAAGTGGAGATGTTTAATTATCAGATGGATTTGGACAGCTATATAACTTTGCATCAAAACAAAGAAAGTATGAAGAATATTGACGACCATTAA
- a CDS encoding stage V sporulation protein AB, whose protein sequence is MTTINVVIVVFIGLAGGLAVGSGFVAFLTIFGIIPRLTQLTKTMKMVRYYEWAIVLGAVIGAAATLWDPILAFTPYILLPIGLASGVFVGMVAAALTEVLNVLPILAKRIGVDGQIVILLMAIVFGKIFGSLYQWVYFVDK, encoded by the coding sequence TTGACGACCATTAATGTTGTTATTGTTGTGTTTATTGGTCTTGCCGGCGGGTTAGCGGTAGGTTCAGGCTTTGTCGCATTTTTGACCATATTTGGCATTATTCCTAGACTGACACAGCTTACTAAAACGATGAAAATGGTCCGATATTATGAGTGGGCAATCGTTTTAGGTGCTGTTATAGGTGCAGCTGCTACATTATGGGACCCCATATTAGCCTTTACTCCCTACATATTATTGCCAATTGGGTTAGCCTCAGGCGTGTTTGTAGGTATGGTTGCCGCAGCGTTGACAGAAGTATTAAATGTACTGCCAATTCTTGCGAAAAGAATTGGAGTTGATGGACAAATAGTTATTTTATTAATGGCGATTGTTTTCGGTAAAATCTTTGGCTCCTTATATCAATGGGTGTATTTTGTTGATAAATAA
- the spoIIAA gene encoding anti-sigma F factor antagonist: MSLSIDLEIKRDVLCIRLSGELDHHSADELRERATKAIEDYDIHHIVLNLEQLSFMDSSGLGVILGRYKQIKQHHGEMVVCAISPAVQRLFEMSGLFKIIRLEPTEEFALQRLGVA; the protein is encoded by the coding sequence GTGAGTCTTTCGATTGATTTAGAAATTAAAAGAGATGTCTTATGTATTCGTCTTAGCGGGGAATTAGATCATCATTCAGCTGATGAGCTGCGTGAACGAGCTACGAAGGCAATTGAAGATTATGATATCCACCATATTGTATTAAATCTTGAGCAGTTATCATTTATGGACAGCTCAGGACTAGGTGTTATTCTAGGCCGGTATAAACAAATTAAACAGCATCATGGTGAAATGGTCGTTTGTGCAATTTCTCCAGCCGTACAAAGATTATTCGAAATGTCGGGGTTATTTAAGATTATTCGCTTAGAACCGACGGAAGAATTTGCTTTGCAAAGACTGGGGGTTGCCTAA
- a CDS encoding stage V sporulation protein AE, with amino-acid sequence MDDRRSVILVTDGDDYARRSIEYVAKEVGGRCISLSHGNPTVLSGPQIVKLIKKASHDPVIVMFDDSGFEGEGAGEKALKYVASHEDIEVLGIIAVAAKTRQSEWTRVNICIDREGELTPYGVDKYGLPELEIGRLNGDTVYCLDELTVPIIVGIGDIGKMSKKDDFTIGSPITRKAVDLILERSGYRVRQQDAE; translated from the coding sequence ATGGATGATAGGAGAAGCGTGATTTTAGTTACAGATGGGGATGACTATGCTAGAAGGTCAATCGAGTATGTGGCAAAGGAAGTAGGTGGAAGATGTATTTCATTATCCCACGGGAATCCCACAGTATTAAGTGGTCCTCAAATCGTTAAACTGATAAAAAAAGCTTCCCATGATCCGGTTATCGTTATGTTTGATGATAGTGGCTTTGAAGGAGAAGGAGCAGGAGAAAAGGCCTTAAAATATGTAGCGTCCCATGAAGATATAGAAGTGCTGGGAATTATTGCTGTTGCCGCAAAAACGAGGCAGTCTGAATGGACAAGGGTAAATATCTGCATTGACCGGGAGGGAGAATTAACTCCGTATGGTGTGGATAAATATGGGCTCCCTGAGCTAGAAATAGGGAGATTAAACGGGGACACTGTGTATTGCCTGGATGAGCTAACTGTCCCTATTATTGTTGGAATTGGCGATATAGGTAAAATGTCGAAAAAAGATGACTTTACGATTGGGTCGCCCATAACGAGAAAGGCTGTAGACCTTATTTTGGAAAGGAGCGGTTATCGTGTCAGACAACAAGATGCAGAATAA
- the spoIIAB gene encoding anti-sigma F factor, protein MKNEMHIQFSALSQNESFARVTVAAFITQLDPTMDELTEIKTVVSEAVTNAIIHGYEQDPNGMVYISVKMEDGFIDMSIRDEGSGIMDVEEARQPLFTTKPELERSGMGFTIMENFMDEIEIQSQPGKGTEIRLKKHLSKSKMLCN, encoded by the coding sequence ATGAAAAATGAAATGCATATTCAATTTAGTGCATTAAGCCAAAATGAATCATTTGCCCGTGTAACTGTTGCCGCATTTATTACTCAGCTCGATCCGACAATGGATGAACTGACAGAAATAAAGACCGTTGTTTCTGAAGCAGTTACGAATGCAATTATTCATGGCTATGAACAGGATCCAAATGGAATGGTTTATATATCGGTTAAAATGGAGGATGGCTTCATCGATATGTCTATTAGAGATGAGGGATCTGGGATTATGGATGTAGAGGAAGCCCGCCAGCCATTATTTACAACCAAGCCTGAGTTAGAAAGATCAGGTATGGGTTTTACGATTATGGAAAATTTTATGGATGAAATCGAAATTCAATCGCAGCCGGGGAAAGGCACAGAGATCCGATTAAAAAAGCATTTATCAAAAAGTAAAATGCTGTGTAATTAA